ctaagttttcttttagttttatctATTCCTTTGCAAAACAATAGAGCCATATGTCGAGCTGATGTGTACTCTCtttgtttcttcatagttgggttattttttcatttaggAAAGTTcgttgagtcatttttatatatagtagtatatagtactaatagtttacattttttcttattcttactttactctttcttactttatttctctattttattcactttttatttattatttttttatttttttatctctcttacttttttatttaatttatctatttaacacattaaataataaatatttatttattaaatttagcGCTGAAAAGTTTTACCTCAATTATAAGAAAACAGAGAAAGTATTTGATATCCATCATGACTGAAAAATGGATTagatattgtatatataataatgtgtAATTCTATTTCTTAAAGAATGTACAAAGTGATTGACATAATTTCTTAAAGATGTGCAAAGCGTGTGACGGAGACGTAAAAAAGGTGGTGTTTGATATAACTATTCTTACAACCAATCTTTTTCTAGGAACATTAAAATGGAGCCTACAATTTTTTACAgcttaaatattttcttggtGACCAATAATAGGGGAAAATTTGTAGAGccaaaaacacataaatagGACAGATTCACTGTGAGAGGAAATATAAATGGAGCCAAAACACATTTTGAGCAAAAATCTTATCATACTCATGGATTTATAGGAacgtgataaaatgcaaactgtAAATATTGCACATACTCTAAACTTTAATCTGGAcagttagaaaatatcaacaaatgataaaataatagcaacaaaaaatgccaatacaatgtcaacggttgatgccgtgttgaaattgtgttgacattgtattgacattgtgttaacatcaaaatcttaaaatattacactatgttgatattgtattgatactatattgaaaagtttggagtttatacaatatatgagtttgcattttatcagagcatccacaatggatgccctagtgagagtcctagtatttgccacatcagcatgccctatctttctgcaatggtGGAGCCCTAGTGGATgccctatctcttatccacttttcatttcaatcttaaatcattattttttaattttatttttaattaaaataaaatacaaaaatatattatactccctccgacctccattaagagtcacacttttccatttcggtccgtccccaattaagagtcacacttcatttttaccataaatagtaagtaggtcccacattccactaactcaattcactcacattttattataaaaccaatataaaaaatgagtctcacattccactaactttttcaaccaacttttctttacatttcttaaaacccgtgcccggtcaaagagtgactcctaataggggacggagggagtattaaacaccacaaatgcaaaaaaaaaaaaaaaaaaaactacattacttaatttaaaagtgaaactacatcatacttagctaaaataaaactacattaaaactaaaatactaaattaaaaaaaatcaaactagtCATCTAAATTTGGTGtgtgaaaagtgaagaaaaatagaatatttatagtgtttttaattaggatttaaataattttttttaaaaaaaaacgaaaattatcgGGCTCGGGCATCGGCCTGCAATGGGCGCCCGATCTCACGCCCGATGGATCGGACGAGAGATGGGGCGCGACCGAACTCTCGGTCATCCTCGGGCATACCCGAGACttgcaatggatgcccgatcatgcccgagcccgatctcggTCGATCGGGCGTAAGATCGGACAttcattgtggatgctctcaCTACCCTTGATCTATAAATATAGGATCTCAGTACTCGAAAAATGAATCCTCaaattatgtatatttgaacgtgaatttttattatgctAAAACTTGAAGAATTGGAGAGATCCGTACTCGATAAATACTgctataatatatatatatagtccgTGCATCGCACGGGTGGTCAACTAGTTTAGAATAACTCACGAGATTAGTCCAACAATAANNNNNNNNNNNNNNNNNNNNNNNNNNNNNNNNNNNNNNNNNNNNNNNNNNNNNNNNNNNNNNNNNNNNNNNNNNNNNNNNNNNNNNNNNNNNNNNNNNNNattatgaaaataaatctagatatcatttgtaattttctatttgatgagagactgaatataaaataaatgttctTATATCatctaaaaatatgaactcGGATTATGTTCTCTATGTCGAACGgttcaatatatttatattctctcTACTATGTATTCTGAAAGACTATAAAGAAATTGTTGTGTAACATGAGTATAGAGATATAAACATTACAATCCAAATGAAGAATGGAGAAACTACacgtaaataaattgaaatgaaatacaGATCAGAAACTATAAACACTAAAGAATAAGCCAAGTCGAAGAGTCCACTTTCCATAGGACGAGATATGCCCCGATAGTGCTCTCGGATTGGCGTGTCATCCCCAAAGATAATACGACTTCGTTTCTGAAGTAGCAGCGCCGCTAGTAAAGCTCCGACGAACTGGATGAtgacaacaaaaacaaagctGAGAGAAAGAGATCTTATGATGCATAGAATACTTATAGTGTGTTAGATTGCATGGATGACTACCCTATTTGTAGGTGTACTCCACTACATGTGGAGGCTGGATTCAACGTACAATTTAAGTCTGTCACCTTTGCTGGAGTGTAACCACCAGCACTAGAGCTGAAGGCTGAACTTTGATGGGCGTATCTTCCATTTGAAAGCTCTCTCTGTTGTATTGCGTGCTGCGTGATGTGTGTGCTGTTGTGAATATTGTATCTCTCGTAGTTGTTTTCTGAGTTCTCCTGTCGTTGTACGTCGCCGGATGATCGCTTCAAAGCTCCCACTGATCGGTCACGTTTTTGTGGGGTTTGCCGGGACCGGCGGTCTTGCCGGCGGCGTGCACGAGACCACCCTCGTCTGCGCGTCGCCGGCCGATCGCTTTCCGCTCTCCCACTTAACTCGACAACCCTCTTCGATCACAAGTGCCGACGAATTGCACATCTCGTACAATCGAAAATTCAAGTTCTATTGATTCGAAtgttcttgagttcatcatgcataaaaattaaacaataaaatacaagAACGTGCTTCGtaatcaaataacacatgcatacatgaatttcgcgaaatttaaatcagagccaaagactggctctgatacGAATTGAAGGaattggcagcggaagcgcgttcgaatttcataatttaataattaatcgaacaaataaatcacataataatcagatctatttagcatattatttagacaaaatctattcgcgtaattctcacatgtatcatgctgataacttgaattaatcatgctttaagtataatgaaacctaaaacatgcttttctacggagcagaaataataccttatTAATTTTCCAAAGAATTGACGATGACTagcgacttctccacgtgacgctttgaatactagaccacggatcttctctctggttcccgaactgtactccaatatcagtgtgggctgatctcaccggaatactaggacttaaataaagaagacagaaattctACTCCACGGAGGAGAGGAAAAATCGTCCAACTCCAATAAGGGGGAAGGGAGGGACGAAAATTTCagtgaaataaattatgttatttctgtctcatttattctcctatttatattaaattcattttgggccagacagggatctatggaaagttttggatatgggctcatccaatttactttttactaattaaattaaacccacaatttaatataagctttaattggaatattacgagcagccactacagaagtaatatttgaactctccccatccaaatctgaaattataagtaatccgggtttccgttttaactttcatttctcGCGCTtgagataaaaatgtccattaattcattaattaattaatgtctgctatggacttaattaattaatttcttattaattccaagagtggacttagcatgaaacgcttatttattattcatagagtgatcatactccaactagctaggttccgaataataaaaccttgtttcgcgctcctcttgaggacatcatcaaacgagactcacctcgcgcacgattcaatataatagcaatcctagcaccgctagatattaatcaccactacccaatatatcgggattattgggttacgaaaaacccgcaccatttgataagtcaaagtaatgcataatcaataccgtatgctcaatgctaacctacattgattaagaaacaaatatttatcaagacctcgcctttcaagtagatagcataaagacaagtcttgctgttagatccgttcagtgctttactacaccaatgtcatcttatttcaataaggcttagaaatatgcggactgacattgcaacctttcacgatggatagtctaatttcatctaggtcgtgaaattcttctttttctttgtttaggactgaccgtgttaccttaaagtggacgtcacccacaaccggtctactaaaacaaagacttagactttgttaagttaacttatacatttaaacatgcaattaacatccattaaatgtaaaacataacaaccttatgacaaaaataatctgttttattccttggaaaataaaataagagttttacactattcaatcactcgaaacgtgatttctagtatacaaactctaacactcTCATCCTCGGAGAAACCAGCGGTGGAGAGGAGCCGTCGCCTCCTTCGCGCCAGCGTCCGTCACCGCCGATTCTCTGCCGGACAGCCCATCGTCTTAGCTAAGTCCTCTTTTCCCGACCCCTTTTACTTGTTCtattaagtaattaaattcttTGGGGCAGTAGCTATGTTGAGGAATTTTCTATGTAAAGTTTATACCTTGAATCCCTTTCTAAGACAGTAGCTCGATTGAGAAGTTTCAAAGATGGAGTCTTGGTGTATGGCCTACTGAAATGGTCCTTCCCTTGATTTGATTGCTTTTCTTACAACACTAGCTATTGATTTATCATAAGTCTTGTGCTCTTGCTACTGTATTGAGGTTTCTCCTATGCATCTAAGTTCTCATGTTACTTGCTCAAGCTATTGTTGTGAAAATCTTATTGAGCTCTAAGTTCTTGGCTAAGTGTTGTGGTTGATCTATATGATGCAAAGGGTGTTGTTGGGATTATCTAGCTTAATGATTCCTCTCTGATAGGACTGATGTCCTGCCTCACAACTCCTCCTTGTTCCTCCTCTACTCCTTGCTGCACTCTCGAATGATTTGGTGAAACTTATGGTGTCGAAAATGAGGGGAGGAGAAGGGAGATGGGGCTGCTTACATAGCCATAGATTTTGGCTATTTGTGGCAGATTCTTGGGGACAAAGGCTCCCTCTTTGGGCTGTATCTCAATTCCCTTTTAAGTTTTGCTAAAAGGCTTTTCATACTAAATTGGTGTAAGTTATGGGGCCTGCCTTCTTGGCTGATCCTCTGCCTCCTTGATCTTGATGGAGGACAAAACAGTTTCCCTAATTGTGCTTGTGATGAGGTCATGAGACCTTGTCTAGAATTGTTCTATTCCCATTTGTGAGATTCTTGGCAGCCCTAAATCGTCTTTATGGTCAGCCTTGAGTTGTCTCCTTCCAAGATTCTTACCCCTTTTAtcttaaaacatttttctatGAATTGTTGGACTTGTATTTATCCTCTTTTTGTGATACTTTGGCAGATTGATGTGGAGGCTCCTCTTGGCACCTTGTGGTCTCTCCAAGACCGAAAAAGATAGAAGAGGGAGAAGAAGATTTGCTTACAACACTATTTGTCTCATTTTCCCATACTTGCCAAAATTAGCTTAGTCTCCAAAATTAGCTTAGGGTTAGAATCTTTAAAGTGGAAATGTTGCATTCTAGAATTgcatttttctaataaaagtATTTCCTTTACTTTTATTCCTTGAACACACACTAATTTCcttgcactttatttcttcCAACAAAAATGCTTAGATTACTCCAAAGTCGAGATTTACAACGATAAACTACGACACATCTTCtaaaggaaattaaataaactaatagatCCAATTTATCCCAAAGGAAGGGAACGAAATTCCGGGGCGTCACAATAACTTCACCGGTGAAATGAGCTAGGTTTTGTGGGCCAAGAATCTCAAACTAGATGTTAAgtatttagtactattattaattttctacaTCTATAAATAAGTCTATAAATTCAGTTAACATCTACTAATAGCatgtaattttagttttgtaCAACTTGGGATCTAACCCATCAGTGAAATGAGTCGGGTCATGTagaaagttaatttttttattcatttttttatagcaTTCCACCAAAGTGAATTATCATTTCCGCTATGATAGTGTGCAGTTGCACTGACCTTCTCATTTACATTCCACGTAGTGCCCAATAGTTTCTTTTTTAAGAAATCATGTAAAGTGAAACTAATTTCTTTTGCCAAAGCAAATTGATTTAAATCATCAAAGAGCATATACTTCAAAGTTTCTGAATCTTTGATAGTGTTGAAATCAGTTTGAATGTGATATCATCCTTCTTCTAAAAATAGTAGACACTACACAATTTTTAGACCTAAATGCATTTTCAGAGGTCATGCAAGTTTGGACCCAGTAGAGAGACGTATAAGGAGGATTACAGATTCCTTTATAATGAATTTTTGGATTGCAATTAACTGACCGTATACCACTTTTGTGATCATTAATAAATGAGTTTACAAATGCACacataaactaaattaaaatatttataagtttacaaaatactactaacaTAATTGATATGTTGATTttcaaactaaaattatattactaataacataaaaaatctatactaataagttaattttatttgatgtttATAGCTTCACCGGTGAAATGGGCTAGGTTTTGTGGGCCAAGAATCTCAAACTAGATGTTAAGTATTTagttctattattatttttctaaaactataaataattctataaattCAGATAACATGTACTaataatatgtaattttagttttttacaACTTGGGATCCAACCCATCGGTGAAATGAGTCAGGTTCTGTAGaaagttaattttttcattcattttttatagcaTTCCACCAAAGTAAATTATCATTTCCCCTACGATAGTGTGCAGTTGCACTGTCCTTCTCATTTACGTTCATGTAAAGtgaaactaattttttctgtCAAAGcaaattgattaaaatcaaAAGAGCATATACTTGAAAGTTTCTGAATCTTTGATAGTGCTGAAATCAGTTTGAATGCGATATTAATCAAGACTTCTTCTAAAAACAGTAGACACTACACAATTTTCAGACATAAATGCATTTTCAGAGGTCATGCAAGTTTGTGCCAAGTAGAAAGACTTATGAGGAGGATTACAGATTACTTTGTAATGAACTTTTGGATTGCAATTAACTGGTCATATACCACTTTTGTGATCTGACCTCGCAGGCTCCATTGAGCATGTGCTGTTGaatgaaaaccaaaacaaaatattagtaataataaaatagctAGACAAAACATGTAactattgaataaaatagttGTCCAATACCAATAGATTGCGGAGATGGGGGGAAGCGGCGAAAGGGGGCGCAACCgctgtgagagagagaagagatagagtgagagagaaaggggaaCTGCATTTTAATAGGGCCAAAAAGTTTGGGCCCGTATTGGTTTAATTGAATAACTGGGGTCGCTAGCTCGGCCCAATTATTGTCGTTTACTcttttttctcaataaataagaaaaaacagCATAACATGATTTAGCCATGTgactatatttaaataattagatatatCAATCAACATCGTAGTATATTGATCTACAAAAATACAAGGATTATTGTGAAGTTaccattttaataattttaattttgttaagcGAAACTaaagttataataaaattagagattCGCTCTCTAAATACGGGGTTATTCCCTAACTGTAACAAATAATACGTCAATAGATCCATTCTTATTGACAAAAGGCGGAAAAGAGAAACAGATTCTCTTAAGAACATTACTtcataattcatcaaacacGTCATGATCTGAGTATGCTTTCGCTTTATGTTTATTAATAGTGCTCAACATGTATCATTTAtgtaaatcataaattttgattcCAATAGGTTCACCATACGACACGATCATATCATAGGATAtctcaattatttagttattgttTGATTCATATGTTTAgacatttatttcatattcaatACGTTAGGAGTattctagtattataaatagaagagattGTATTCatttaatcaatcaataaattagaAGTTTCCCTACAATATTAGCGTGTTATATTTCTCAACCCATAAATCTTCTTCACTGCAAAGTCCGATAGGAAGACTCCTATATGATGCATGGAgtgtaatactactaattatgtTGTGTCATgttttaggaatatttagaaatgtttatccttattttaaaaactttaaatattattagaattttttatCTTATACCAAAAAACACgctattaaatagaaaacttaCACTTATATGCATAGGAAtgtgataaaatgaaaactctaaatattgtataaactcaaaactatgatctggaccattgaaaaatgtcaacagatcacaaaaaaacatcaacaagaaaatgtcaacagaatttcaacggtagtcaatgattgatgttgtgttgatattgtgttgatactgtgttgacattaaaatcttgaaactttacactgtgttgatattgtattgaaattgtgttgaagctgtgttgatgagttttgagtttgtacaatatataaattttcattttatcactaccatatatacatatatttcataaatataatgtcACACTTGTAATAgtgcaaatttttttaataataatttaacaaaatcGATTGGATACATACGACTAGACACAACTAAATTGCAAGTTTAACTTTTTCTGtaaaattgtagtagtattattatcTTTGAAATATGCTCATGCCTTTGGAATGCATCAAGTTAGAAATACAGACATATGAGATCCAAATCGAGTCGATGTATATTATCAAttgagtataaatttaaaatgtattttatttggaCAAGAAAATAGTAACGGTGACTAAAAAACAGCTAATTTGATACTAACATTCAGCTGTATAATGGACAAAATGAATTTGGACTACGAAAAACATAACGTGGGTGATAATTGGTTGGGAAGGGTAAAATCGAATAAGAAAAGATCTGTTTTTCTATATTGGCCACTTAGACTCACTTTGTCCGAGTGACTTCTCGCCACATTTCCACTTGGTCGAGTGGAACTCTCTCACTTGACAGTTTTTGGTCACTTAGACTCACACTGTTCAAGTGACTTCTCGCCACATTTCCACTCGGTCAAGTGAAACTCTCTCTGACTTGACAGAACtgactgtgttaccttaaagtagACGTCgtccacaaccggtctactaaaacaaagacttagactttgttaagttgcttatacatttaaatatgcattaaacatccattaaatataaaacataacaacattatgacaaaaataatcggttttattccttggaaaataaaataagagtttttacagtattcaaacTCTCGAaatgtgatttctagtatacaaactctaacattgCACGTTTCTGAAGAAGATGTTGTAGTGAATAAGCAGGAAGGATCTTCAAATAAACGGAAACGTGGTTCGAGAAGATGTTGTAAAGCGAAGATCGCCTTCAagttttgtgttgattttggtATAATATATCCCGAAGGTAAGATGAATTGGTTTATAATTACcgttatttatataaattatgttcATGTTCTATTATCACTGGTAGGTCCGGGGAAACGTTTCTCGGTTCTTGGTTAACTGAACCTTAttttttcggttttcggttaaGGTTCGATTCTGATTATTAAGTTTAAGCTAATCTCGGTTCCGGTTTTAACCAAGAACTGAAAGGTTAGAATCGAATAACcgttattttctaaatatttaatttttatatatttattttagttttattattattgttttagaaaagtaaaaattagtttgatgaatgatgttggtttatattggttttggaCTTAGTTTTGTAAACTTTgttggaattttggttttttatgaTGGAATGAAATCATGgtttttgtcctttttttttacttattacttactatattatattGCACTTATTGGAGCCGAAGACCGAACCGACAAAGGGTTcgattttggaaaaaatgggagtcggttaaccgactaaTTGGTTCGATCGGAACCGAACCGGCCGAATTCTCACCCCTAATCGCTGGAGGCTGGAGCTACTAATCAAACGTagttcttttgtttttcttctcaattaaatttaaattagtgatTCTTTAGAATAATAAGGAGTTCTTTAAACACTTGTTGATGTACATTTTGCAcccaattttgttttttaaacaaattacgaaaacaatactttaatcctcttttattttgtattttttttagcatTTGAATTCAGCACTACAAATTACggttttttattctttctattttttcatcttttcatttttcttcagtCAGATACAAAATACGGTTCCATTATTGAgagaattttatgaataaaaataagtataataattgtaaatatttaggaataattatatttctgGATTTGAAAGgatatgttttaaatttattttagcaATTACTCTTGTGCccaaacaaattataaattttccgttatttaaataaattatgtttcaataaatatcccaaaaagtatgcaaaacaaacaaaattcttGTCAGAATAATTCTTCAAActtgaaaaataatgatttgCAGCTTCATTCAAAAAAATCCATGAATTATCAGCATAAAAGTTATTACCGGATATAATAATTTGTAaagataattataaatagtagacaaaaacTTATATTTAAACATTTCTGAAACATGCAACAgtagatttattaattaaaattttagaggCAAGGTTGAAGAagaacataattaattattcaagaGGACAAACTATttgtaataaaaagaaaattatttaattagttgaatTAATATTTCCTTTAGCAAAATCAATTtacatatttcaatatatgaattttttcaggaaaatgaaaataggttgagaaaaataaaaataaaatttatatagagAATTTGCATAAATAGGCTAAAAAAGCAGCGCCGGCGAAACTCACTGGCGTCTCTACACCAGCCCCCTCAATTTTGTTCTGACAATTACCTCTATCGCTACTCTGCCCAATCtcctaatttcaaaattcctGAAATAAAAGGTTAGATTCATTCCTAAATTAACAAGGTGATTCCATATGTTCAAGTTGAACACAAAAAAGTTGGAGTTTTGATGAAAACAATAAGCATGCTTGGTTATGATTTTGGGGCAGAGGCTATGTgctaattgattttaaaacaGCATGCTTGGAACGAGAACTTATTTAAAGAGGTGGAAAGGCTTGTTCAATTGTAATATGGACAAGTCTCTCTTTTCTTCATAGTTGCACTTAACATTTCACAGAACTCAGATTATAATTTGGAGGTTATTTGAACCCTAAACCGTAGCCATTTCCGACTATTCACGACTATTTATCCATATTTCCAGGAAATCATTCAAGAGCTAGAAGAGAAGATGGTGAGCGCGCCCAATTAGATGCCTCTTTTCCCCCtctcttttcaaaattgaaaaaaaatgatgttgCAATGCTGCGGCAGTTCTTTGGCACAAGCTTCAACTCCATCTTCTTCACCATCTAAGCTTCGCAGCCTTCGCTCCCCTACGAGCTCGCTATTTTGGGGGTTTAGTTGTCACCAATACCATGGTAAAGATGTGGTTTTTCTAGGGTTTAAGCTCCAGTGTCTTTCCAAGGACTTacatttttcccaaaaaagcttgaataaaggaaaaaagaagaagtacGGTGGCGTTTTGCCGGTGATTTTGCGTGAATTGGAGGGCAGGAGAGATGTTGAAACCCTTCTCGATTCCTATTGCGGGAAGCTCAATCCCAAGGAGCAAACTTTGATTCTCAAAGAGCAGAGTAGGTGGGATAAGgtaattagggtttttaatTGGTTTAAATCCCAGCAAGATTATGCCCCAAATGTGATACATTACAATGTGGTGCTTCGCGCATTGGGTAGGGCTCAGAAATGGGATGAGCTGCGCCTCTGCTGGATCGAGATGTCCGAGAAGGGTGTTGTGGCCACGAACAACACGTATGGGATGCTTGTGGATGTGTATGGGAAGGCAGGGCTGGTGAAGGAGGCTCTTTTGTGGATCAAGCACATGAAACTAAGGGGGGTCTTCCCCGACGAGGTTACAATGTCCACTGTCATTAAGGTGTTGAAGGATGCGGGAGAGTTTGATAAGGCGGATAAGTTCTATAAGGATTGGTGTGTTGGGAGAGTTGAGTTGGATTATCTAGATTTTGAGAGTGATGAGGAAGCTTTGAGCTTGAAGCAGTTCTTGCTGACTGAGCTCTTTCGAAGTGGGGGGAGATCGCGAGATTTTGGTGGTGTGGAGGAGAGTGATGTGACGAGGAAGCCGCGCCTGACGACTACTTATAACACGCTCATTGATTTGTATGGGAAGGCGGGGCGTTTGGAGGAGGCTGCGGGTGTGTTTTCTGATATGTTGAAGGCCAGTGTGCCGTTGGATGCTTTCACGTTTAACACTATGATTTTCATATGTGGGAGTGAGGGGCATTTGTCTGAGGCAGAGGCTTTGCTTGATGCAATGGAGGAGAGAGGTATTAGACCGGATACGAAGACGTGTAAcatttttttgaaactttatGCTGATTTAGGGGATGTAGATGCAGCTCTAGGGTGGTTTAGGAAGATTAGGGAGTTTGGTCTTTTCCCCGATGATGCAACACATAGGGTTGTGATCAAGATATTGAGTGAACGTAatatgattgaagaagttgaaTCTGTGATCCAAGAAATTGAGAGGTTCGGGAAATGTGTTGATCAGAGTTCTCTGCCATTGCTTGCTAAGATGTATGTTGGTGTTGGGATGAATGAGAGAGTGAAGTTGTTGATTGAGAGGGTGAAGTCCCGTGGTGGCTTTTCATCGAGGATTTATGGAGCTCTCCTCGATGTTTATGCTGAGAACGGACTTTGGACTGAAGCTGAGGCTTTGTTTTATGGCGAAAGGGATGGATTTGGGCAGAAGAGGGATGTGTTGGAGTATAATGTGATGATCAAAGCTTATGGTAAGGCTCAAATGTACGACAAAGCAATCTCTCTTTTCAAGAGCATGAGGAATCAAGGAACGTGGCCGGATGAGTGCACGTACAACTCTATTATCCAGATGCTTGCTGCAGGTGGTTTAGCAGACAGAGCAAGGGAATTCTTGAATGAAATGATGGATGCAAGACTTAAGCCTTCATGCTTGACGTTCTCTGCCGTGATTGCTAGGTTTGCAGAGAAGAAAAGCTTCTCTATTGCAATTGATGTGTTGCAAGAGATGCTTCTGTTAGATGTGAGACCTAATGAGATCGTGTATGGCTCGTTGATCAATGCGTTTGCTGAGGATGGGAAGTTTGAGGAAGCA
The genomic region above belongs to Salvia hispanica cultivar TCC Black 2014 chromosome 3, UniMelb_Shisp_WGS_1.0, whole genome shotgun sequence and contains:
- the LOC125213071 gene encoding pentatricopeptide repeat-containing protein At1g73710 isoform X2 translates to MMLQCCGSSLAQASTPSSSPSKLRSLRSPTSSLFWGFSCHQYHGKDVVFLGFKLQCLSKDLHFSQKSLNKGKKKKYGGVLPVILRELEGRRDVETLLDSYCGKLNPKEQTLILKEQSRWDKVIRVFNWFKSQQDYAPNVIHYNVVLRALGRAQKWDELRLCWIEMSEKGVVATNNTYGMLVDVYGKAGLVKEALLWIKHMKLRGVFPDEVTMSTVIKVLKDAGEFDKADKFYKDWCVGRVELDYLDFESDEEALSLKQFLLTELFRSGGRSRDFGGVEESDVTRKPRLTTTYNTLIDLYGKAGRLEEAAGVFSDMLKASVPLDAFTFNTMIFICGSEGHLSEAEALLDAMEERGIRPDTKTCNIFLKLYADLGDVDAALGWFRKIREFGLFPDDATHRVVIKILSERNMIEEVESVIQEIERFGKCVDQSSLPLLAKMYVGVGMNERVKLLIERVKSRGGFSSRIYGALLDVYAENGLWTEAEALFYGERDGFGQKRDVLEYNVMIKAYGKAQMYDKAISLFKSMRNQGTWPDECTYNSIIQMLAAGGLADRAREFLNEMMDARLKPSCLTFSAVIARFAEKKSFSIAIDVLQEMLLLDVRPNEIVYGSLINAFAEDGKFEEANVYFKAMEDSGISPNQVILTSMIKAYGKIGSVEGARRMYERMQMLDRGLDIVASNSMLNVYAELGMLSEGEAIYDHLRETGLADGVTFATMMLVYKNMGMLDSAIEVAEQMRESGFLRDCVGYNKVMACYAAHGQLVKCGKLLHEMVVVGKVAPNKETFKVLFTVLKKGGVPAEAVRDLQTSYYEGRPFAKQAVVTSAFSIVGLHAYALEWCGIFRKEEVGLRSNASAYNAAIRAYVAYGKIDDALKMFMRMQDEGVEPDVVTLINLVHCYGRAGMVEGVKRVHSQLKHGEVAPSEALVKAVVEAYKNTKRPDLAELITQEMKLASEFEQFADCGSEDIDETDIPLACGSDGDDLEY
- the LOC125213071 gene encoding pentatricopeptide repeat-containing protein At1g73710 isoform X1, with product MMLQCCGSSLAQASTPSSSPSKLRSLRSPTSSLFWGFSCHQYHGKDVVFLGFKLQCLSKDLHFSQKSLNKGKKKKYGGVLPVILRELEGRRDVETLLDSYCGKLNPKEQTLILKEQSRWDKVIRVFNWFKSQQDYAPNVIHYNVVLRALGRAQKWDELRLCWIEMSEKGVVATNNTYGMLVDVYGKAGLVKEALLWIKHMKLRGVFPDEVTMSTVIKVLKDAGEFDKADKFYKDWCVGRVELDYLDFESDEEALSLKQFLLTELFRSGGRSRDFGGVEESDVTRKPRLTTTYNTLIDLYGKAGRLEEAAGVFSDMLKASVPLDAFTFNTMIFICGSEGHLSEAEALLDAMEERGIRPDTKTCNIFLKLYADLGDVDAALGWFRKIREFGLFPDDATHRVVIKILSERNMIEEVESVIQEIERFGKCVDQSSLPLLAKMYVGVGMNERVKLLIERVKSRGGFSSRIYGALLDVYAENGLWTEAEALFYGERDGFGQKRDVLEYNVMIKAYGKAQMYDKAISLFKSMRNQGTWPDECTYNSIIQMLAAGGLADRAREFLNEMMDARLKPSCLTFSAVIARFAEKKSFSIAIDVLQEMLLLDVRPNEIVYGSLINAFAEDGKFEEANVYFKAMEDSGISPNQVILTSMIKAYGKIGSVEGARRMYERMQMLDRGLDIVASNSMLNVYAELGMLSEGEAIYDHLRETGLADGVTFATMMLVYKNMGMLDSAIEVAEQMRESGFLRDCVGYNKVMACYAAHGQLVKCGKLLHEMVVVGKVAPNKETFKVLFTVLKKGGVPAEAVRDLQTSYYEGRPFAKQAVVTSAFSIVGLHAYALEWCGIFRKEEVGLRSNASAYNAAIRAYVAYGKIDDALKMFMRMQDEGVEPDVVTLINLVHCYGRAGMVEGVKRVHSQLKHGEVAPSEALVKAVVEAYKNTKRPDLAELITQEMKLASEFEQFADCGSEDIDETDIPLACGSDGNCRPRLSQSEQGSS